One window of Chamaesiphon minutus PCC 6605 genomic DNA carries:
- the thrC gene encoding threonine synthase, with product MSLDTHIEVNSGISTNRGWPGLIENYRAYLPVSATTPVVTLHEGNTPLIPVPTIAAEIGRGVKVYIKYDGLNPTGSFKDRGMTMAITKAKEAGAKAVICASTGNTSAAAAAYAVRGGMRAYVLIPDGYVALGKLAQALLYGAEVLAIKGNFDDALDIVRQMAENYPITLVNSVNPYRLEGQKTAAFELVDALGDAPDWLCIPVGNGGNITAYWMGFNQYYQHGKSQKLPQMMGFQASGAAPLVSGIRVKSPETLATAIRIGNPANWDKAVAAKNDSNGEFNAVTDDEIIAAYRWLGSREGIFCEPASAASVAGLLKVKDRVPSNATVVCVLTGNGLKDPDTAIANKINPFQQGIAANMDAVAAAMGF from the coding sequence ATGAGCTTAGATACCCATATTGAAGTCAATTCCGGAATCAGTACCAACCGTGGTTGGCCGGGATTAATTGAAAACTATCGAGCGTATCTACCCGTGAGTGCGACTACCCCAGTAGTTACTCTGCATGAGGGTAACACACCGTTGATTCCCGTGCCCACGATCGCTGCCGAAATCGGTCGGGGTGTAAAAGTATATATTAAATATGACGGTCTAAACCCGACAGGTAGCTTCAAAGACCGAGGGATGACTATGGCCATTACCAAAGCTAAAGAAGCAGGTGCTAAGGCGGTAATTTGTGCCAGTACGGGCAATACTTCGGCGGCGGCAGCAGCTTATGCCGTGCGCGGTGGAATGCGCGCTTATGTGTTGATTCCCGATGGCTATGTCGCGCTGGGGAAATTGGCCCAAGCCTTGCTTTACGGGGCTGAAGTGTTGGCGATTAAAGGTAACTTTGATGATGCGCTCGATATCGTGCGGCAGATGGCCGAAAATTATCCGATTACGCTAGTAAATTCTGTCAATCCCTATCGGCTCGAAGGCCAAAAAACAGCCGCATTCGAGCTTGTCGATGCTCTGGGTGACGCTCCAGATTGGTTGTGTATTCCAGTAGGCAATGGTGGTAATATCACGGCTTATTGGATGGGTTTCAATCAATATTACCAGCATGGGAAATCCCAAAAACTCCCTCAGATGATGGGTTTTCAAGCATCAGGTGCTGCACCGCTAGTCAGTGGCATTCGCGTCAAAAGTCCCGAAACTCTCGCCACGGCAATCCGCATCGGCAATCCAGCAAACTGGGATAAAGCAGTAGCAGCTAAAAATGACAGCAATGGCGAATTTAATGCTGTTACGGACGACGAAATTATTGCTGCTTATCGGTGGTTGGGTAGCCGCGAAGGGATCTTCTGCGAACCTGCGAGTGCGGCTTCGGTGGCTGGCTTGCTCAAAGTCAAAGATCGCGTACCGAGCAATGCTACGGTAGTATGTGTCTTAACTGGCAATGGTCTCAAAGACCCCGATACAGCGATCGCTAACAAGATCAATCCTTTCCAACAGGGTATTGCCGCCAATATGGATGCTGTTGCCGCCGCCATGGGATTTTAA
- a CDS encoding phosphoribosyltransferase, whose translation MLDLHVSWDEYHQSIELLAKQIYQSQWEFDRIICLARGGLRVGDILSRIFKKPLAILAASSYGGDRERGKLSIASQITMTDPSMGSRVLVVDDLVDSGVTLQQTTVWLRDLYPEIEELKTAVIWYKACSLYIPDYYVSYLPSNPWIHQPFEKYDNFDILTMLKQR comes from the coding sequence ATGCTCGATCTACATGTATCTTGGGATGAATACCATCAGTCGATCGAGTTATTAGCCAAGCAAATTTATCAATCTCAATGGGAATTCGATCGCATTATTTGTCTGGCTAGAGGTGGTTTGCGAGTGGGAGATATTCTCTCACGCATCTTTAAAAAACCATTAGCAATTTTGGCGGCTAGTTCCTATGGTGGCGATCGAGAACGTGGTAAATTATCGATCGCCAGTCAAATTACCATGACTGACCCTAGCATGGGCAGTCGGGTATTAGTAGTTGACGATCTGGTAGACTCTGGTGTCACATTGCAACAAACAACGGTTTGGTTGCGCGATCTGTATCCAGAAATTGAGGAACTAAAAACGGCGGTGATTTGGTATAAAGCTTGTTCGCTCTATATCCCCGACTATTACGTCAGTTATCTCCCGAGCAATCCCTGGATTCATCAACCATTTGAGAAATACGATAACTTTGACATACTCACCATGTTAAAGCAACGGTGA
- a CDS encoding DUF2470 domain-containing protein, whose translation MADLITPAISDRICKHMNDDHAEAVLTYAQFYGKTPTAETAAMSAIDPLGMDLTAQVDGETVSLRIPFDRELTDSEDAHHTLIAMIKQARVLKEPK comes from the coding sequence ATGGCAGATCTCATTACTCCCGCAATTAGCGATCGCATCTGTAAACATATGAATGACGATCACGCTGAAGCAGTCCTCACATACGCCCAATTCTATGGCAAAACGCCCACCGCAGAGACAGCAGCCATGAGTGCGATCGATCCTCTAGGTATGGATCTTACCGCCCAAGTCGATGGTGAAACCGTCAGCCTTAGAATTCCCTTCGATCGCGAATTGACAGACTCCGAAGACGCTCACCACACCCTCATTGCCATGATTAAGCAAGCCAGAGTGTTGAAGGAGCCAAAATAG
- a CDS encoding tetratricopeptide repeat-containing S1 family peptidase, which produces MSPKISVLAGLIGIAATMPLVQPSAVAKTSVEIGETARAITVLITEPNSIGSGVILQRQGDVYTVLTAAHVVRNKVDYKITTSDDRQYSAISSSIKPAPGSVDLAIVKFKANAKYPTAKLGNSRSLKSGMDLYVAGFPAATRVLTKSIFVFREGKVSANSQKTFEAGYSLVYSNDTLPGMSGGAVLNERAEVVAIHGRGDRERLGDNSLGGKTGFNVGIPIDRFIAIASNMGVPISQPAAVTIAQSASSPADDYVASAAQKYNNRDYRGALADYDRAIALKPKDAIAYNYRGVLKVKIQDFEGGLADYNRAIQFDANYGEAYSNRGNLKAHKLQDLPGAMADYDLAIELSPKYAPAYSNRGLLKVKNRDIVGGLADYNLAIQQDPMEATYYSYRAFLKILRGDRQGALTDFTRSIELNPNNASVYAKRADLRFFTLKDRAGGLADLQQSAKLYQQQSNAEQYQKTIVRIGQWQKLNKKTGS; this is translated from the coding sequence ATGTCACCTAAAATATCCGTGTTGGCGGGACTAATTGGTATTGCAGCAACAATGCCGCTCGTACAGCCGAGCGCGGTTGCCAAAACTTCGGTAGAAATTGGTGAAACAGCTAGAGCTATTACCGTTTTAATTACCGAACCCAACAGTATCGGTTCGGGGGTAATTTTGCAACGTCAAGGCGATGTTTATACGGTGCTCACTGCCGCTCATGTGGTGAGAAATAAAGTTGACTATAAAATTACCACATCAGACGATCGTCAGTACTCGGCAATTAGTAGCTCGATTAAGCCTGCACCTGGTAGTGTCGATCTTGCGATTGTCAAATTTAAGGCAAATGCCAAATATCCCACTGCCAAACTGGGAAATTCTCGCAGCCTCAAGTCAGGAATGGATCTATATGTCGCTGGTTTTCCTGCTGCGACACGAGTGCTGACTAAATCGATATTCGTGTTTAGGGAAGGTAAAGTTTCTGCCAATAGTCAGAAAACCTTCGAGGCGGGTTACTCGCTGGTTTATAGTAACGACACGTTACCAGGAATGAGTGGTGGAGCAGTATTAAACGAGCGTGCCGAAGTAGTCGCCATTCATGGTAGAGGCGATCGCGAACGGCTGGGCGATAATAGTTTAGGTGGTAAAACGGGCTTTAATGTCGGGATTCCGATCGATCGTTTCATCGCAATTGCCAGTAACATGGGCGTCCCCATCAGTCAGCCAGCAGCAGTAACTATCGCCCAGAGTGCTAGTTCCCCAGCCGATGATTACGTCGCCTCGGCAGCCCAGAAGTATAATAATCGCGACTATCGCGGCGCATTAGCCGACTACGATCGTGCGATTGCCCTCAAACCCAAAGATGCGATCGCTTATAATTATCGCGGCGTGCTCAAAGTCAAAATTCAAGATTTCGAGGGCGGCTTGGCAGACTATAATCGTGCCATTCAATTCGATGCTAACTATGGCGAAGCTTATAGCAATCGTGGGAATTTGAAAGCCCATAAATTGCAGGATTTACCAGGCGCAATGGCTGACTACGATCTTGCCATCGAACTCAGCCCCAAGTATGCACCCGCCTACAGCAATCGCGGCCTCTTAAAGGTTAAAAATAGAGACATTGTGGGCGGATTAGCCGACTACAACCTGGCAATTCAACAAGATCCCATGGAAGCTACATACTATAGCTACCGAGCCTTCCTCAAAATCCTCCGTGGCGATCGTCAAGGCGCATTAACCGATTTTACTCGATCGATCGAACTCAATCCCAACAATGCAAGCGTCTACGCTAAGCGCGCCGATCTTCGCTTCTTTACGCTCAAAGATCGTGCTGGTGGACTTGCCGATCTCCAGCAATCTGCCAAATTATATCAACAACAGAGTAATGCCGAGCAGTACCAGAAAACGATCGTCAGGATCGGGCAATGGCAAAAGCTAAATAAGAAGACTGGCTCGTAG
- a CDS encoding SH3 domain-containing protein, translating into MKVRALRLCAVLGSIVTCWLFPTAIKASQDLKLPKSETVINADINGNGKIDRVVASYFSRPVLVLDDSRANTCKTVPGKFVRYTMYADGQKNGQVIFEENYGSTRASYWVHRLKIGKDIDGDDRKDLVFYMGDDTSDETTYLIQKPTGFKAVFAGSMGLPSYSIDSQLALVTTMNKTILATWDRSAEVWKSNKYGWVKGDCVAIRAQPGLNSKIVTLGFDRNLVTLAPSQPVGDWIAVDNDGQSGWINKKYLSFSSPVRWFNR; encoded by the coding sequence ATGAAGGTTAGGGCTTTGAGATTATGTGCTGTACTTGGATCGATCGTGACTTGTTGGTTATTTCCTACTGCTATTAAAGCTAGTCAAGATCTAAAATTACCCAAATCTGAAACGGTTATTAATGCAGATATTAACGGTAATGGTAAGATCGACCGAGTGGTGGCTAGTTATTTTAGTCGTCCAGTTTTGGTATTAGATGATAGTCGCGCCAATACTTGTAAAACGGTGCCAGGGAAATTCGTTCGCTATACAATGTACGCTGACGGACAGAAAAATGGCCAAGTTATCTTTGAAGAAAATTATGGCAGTACCCGCGCTAGTTATTGGGTACATCGATTAAAAATCGGTAAAGATATCGATGGCGACGATCGCAAAGATTTAGTTTTTTATATGGGCGATGATACCAGCGATGAAACAACTTATTTAATCCAAAAACCAACAGGATTCAAGGCTGTGTTTGCGGGTTCTATGGGACTTCCCAGTTATTCGATCGATTCGCAACTAGCATTAGTAACAACAATGAATAAAACTATACTGGCGACGTGGGATCGATCGGCAGAAGTTTGGAAAAGTAATAAATATGGTTGGGTGAAGGGCGATTGTGTGGCAATTCGCGCGCAGCCAGGTTTAAATTCCAAAATAGTCACATTGGGATTCGATCGAAATTTAGTGACACTTGCCCCATCTCAACCTGTTGGCGACTGGATTGCTGTCGATAATGATGGTCAAAGTGGCTGGATTAACAAAAAGTATTTGAGTTTTTCTTCGCCAGTACGCTGGTTTAATAGATAA
- a CDS encoding pirin family protein produces MLTIRSAQDRGVANFGWLDSRHTFSFGNYHDPKYMGYADLRVINEDFVDPGQGFPTHGHQDMEIVTYILEGALEHKDSIGTGSVILPGDVQRMSAGTGIRHSEFNASQSETVHLLQIWILPEQKGIAPSYEQKHFTEADKRGKLRLVGSRDGRDGSVVIHQDISLYATTLSAGETVSHTFAPGRVGWLQVARGSVKLNEHQLKTGDGVAIDRETKIDIHGIDGDAEVLLFDMVA; encoded by the coding sequence ATGCTGACAATTCGCTCCGCGCAAGATAGAGGCGTTGCTAACTTTGGATGGTTAGATAGCCGCCATACTTTTTCGTTTGGTAATTACCACGATCCCAAGTATATGGGTTATGCCGATCTGCGGGTGATTAATGAAGACTTTGTAGATCCGGGACAGGGGTTTCCCACCCACGGTCATCAGGACATGGAGATTGTCACTTACATTCTCGAAGGCGCGTTAGAGCATAAAGATAGCATCGGCACAGGATCTGTGATTCTTCCTGGCGACGTCCAACGCATGTCTGCGGGAACGGGGATTCGTCACAGCGAATTTAATGCTTCTCAATCTGAAACCGTGCATTTGCTGCAAATCTGGATTCTGCCAGAGCAAAAGGGGATCGCACCCAGTTACGAGCAAAAGCATTTTACTGAAGCTGACAAGCGCGGTAAGCTGCGACTCGTAGGCTCTCGCGACGGTCGCGATGGCTCGGTAGTGATTCACCAAGATATCAGCTTGTATGCTACTACTTTATCAGCGGGTGAAACTGTCAGCCATACGTTTGCACCGGGTAGAGTTGGTTGGTTGCAAGTAGCACGCGGATCGGTAAAATTGAACGAGCATCAACTCAAAACTGGGGATGGCGTGGCGATCGATCGCGAAACTAAAATTGATATCCACGGAATTGATGGCGATGCGGAAGTGCTGCTATTCGATATGGTTGCTTAA
- a CDS encoding LysR family transcriptional regulator, translating to MAKIEQMRAFTQVVTAGGFAAAARKMGLSRSVVNKLVIALEKDLGVQLLQRSTRVVSPTETGLAFYERCVEILASLEAAERSVMQLHTEPKGRLRINAPMTFGTMYLAPAIADFLLQYPELQVQLTLNDRFVDPIEEGFDVTIRIAAPQPTSSLFVQPLAPAERILCAAPSYLERHGIPTHPRELSTHSCLHYGQLAIENRWTLIGADGEHTAIVRGILCSNNGEVLREAAIQGLGITLLPRFIVSDAIDKGLLQIVLPAYDPSVLAVEILYPIDRHLSTKIRLLVDFLKVRFG from the coding sequence ATGGCCAAAATCGAACAAATGCGAGCTTTTACGCAGGTAGTCACGGCGGGTGGTTTTGCCGCTGCGGCGCGTAAAATGGGATTGTCTCGATCGGTTGTTAATAAGCTGGTAATTGCCCTCGAAAAAGATCTGGGGGTACAACTATTGCAACGTAGTACGCGAGTAGTGAGTCCTACAGAGACAGGACTGGCTTTTTACGAACGATGCGTCGAGATTTTAGCAAGCTTAGAAGCCGCCGAGCGATCGGTAATGCAGCTACACACCGAACCCAAAGGCAGATTGCGAATCAATGCGCCGATGACTTTTGGCACGATGTATCTAGCTCCAGCGATCGCAGATTTCTTGCTACAATATCCCGAACTTCAGGTGCAATTAACCTTAAACGATCGCTTTGTCGATCCGATCGAGGAAGGTTTCGATGTCACCATCAGAATTGCCGCACCGCAACCGACTTCGAGTTTATTCGTCCAACCATTAGCCCCCGCCGAACGGATATTGTGTGCGGCTCCCAGTTATTTAGAACGGCATGGTATTCCCACACACCCGCGAGAATTATCCACGCATTCTTGTTTGCATTACGGACAACTAGCCATCGAAAATCGCTGGACATTAATAGGTGCAGATGGCGAACATACAGCGATCGTCCGAGGAATATTGTGTTCTAATAATGGTGAAGTACTCAGAGAAGCTGCAATTCAAGGACTGGGAATTACGCTCTTACCTCGCTTTATCGTATCGGATGCGATCGACAAAGGACTATTGCAAATTGTTTTGCCAGCCTATGATCCGTCGGTACTTGCCGTTGAAATATTGTATCCAATCGATCGACATTTA